The following are encoded in a window of Solidesulfovibrio magneticus RS-1 genomic DNA:
- a CDS encoding TOTE conflict system archaeo-eukaryotic primase domain-containing protein, which yields MNGQIDYYGLFKSIFRGRDDVVPKHFTTAGTNGKTGRSGYAPICNNFWKTGICPKASGDKTACDKCSSRDYVPLSDALLQGHFEGKHILGVYPLLPDGTCWFVAADFDDHSGDRNPLADVLAYAEALTTAGLTPYVLRSKSGKGFHVYLFFAAPVPAWKARRVAFSLLQEAGLVGEDVSVNSFDRLFPNQDELSPTKPLGNLIGLPYQGEASKFGHTLLLDPASDYTTAFTEQLAVLTSLIRASEADLDTIIAARGLAKDAPKVATPSALGGAVPATTKPIQVPALIPETKRNDTLFRVAASLHAKGLSDQAIREALLAENAAKCVPPLDTQEVEDIVQNVTARYAKGVSAAVAVPGALASLDATMTAASGNAAPTQLPTIHSMLPDAPVSANAVVPGKMNLSLHDGIAAWVDNGKGQAGFKHVFPVAIVLVERLKCVHTGKEQVKLAWHMDDAWHFQIVDRKVIADTRDIVSLASYGLPITSEHKEFLVKYLSAYDFVNRRCIPLIQVSSRFGWQDGNESFLWGRNLITQDGMLSAAAINTKNGPSAIGAATIVFRGSDDGDEQVADGFVCSGSLTGWLATANRAIVHPIPFVVMLASFAPPLLTLIGASNFVVETAGITSTGKTSTQRLAASVWGCPDERAEASVLHTWDTTRIWVERTGGLLNGLPLILDDTKRVFSSLPQKEARALVNAVVYAYASGKGRGRGSVQGTQRTGSFRSVLISSGEEPCTGASTQHGGARARVLSLWGAPFGSAPQPDLVKDVNVTVMANYGFAGPYLVRHLLMHRAYWAVWKEEFQQLQGFYATLAEGNNVAGRLAEIFAVLEFTALRLLEALPGLVLPRPTREVLRGIWDATVADAAQDADRALAALRDVAEWAIANQQKFYGRHKSDSTGHPIEPHGGFVGRFDAGDSFTYISFLRKPLCDLLEKFGHDVSATVRVWSERGWLLADSKGRNQRQVRINGTKPAAYCIKRAALETEVGMDFRPDQEPPNPFGS from the coding sequence ATGAACGGGCAAATCGATTATTACGGGCTGTTTAAGTCCATCTTCCGTGGCCGGGACGACGTTGTCCCCAAGCACTTCACAACTGCCGGCACGAACGGCAAAACCGGGCGCTCAGGCTACGCGCCAATTTGCAACAACTTCTGGAAAACAGGCATTTGCCCCAAGGCTTCAGGTGATAAGACCGCCTGCGACAAGTGTTCCTCCCGCGACTACGTCCCCTTGTCCGACGCGCTGCTCCAGGGGCATTTCGAGGGCAAGCACATCCTCGGTGTTTATCCCTTGCTCCCGGACGGGACATGCTGGTTCGTCGCCGCCGACTTCGATGACCACAGTGGCGACCGCAATCCCCTCGCTGATGTCCTGGCCTATGCCGAAGCCCTGACCACGGCAGGGCTCACCCCCTACGTCCTGCGCTCGAAGTCCGGCAAGGGCTTCCACGTCTACTTATTCTTCGCAGCCCCTGTGCCTGCCTGGAAAGCTCGCCGTGTCGCCTTCTCTTTGCTTCAGGAGGCGGGGCTTGTCGGTGAAGACGTGTCGGTTAATAGCTTCGACCGTCTGTTCCCGAACCAGGATGAACTCAGCCCTACGAAGCCGCTGGGGAACCTGATCGGACTGCCCTATCAAGGTGAAGCATCCAAATTCGGCCACACCCTGCTCCTGGACCCTGCATCTGACTACACGACGGCTTTCACCGAACAACTGGCCGTGCTCACTTCGCTCATCCGCGCTAGCGAAGCCGACCTCGACACCATCATCGCGGCCCGGGGCTTGGCCAAGGATGCTCCCAAGGTGGCGACTCCCTCAGCCCTCGGTGGTGCTGTCCCTGCGACGACAAAACCGATCCAGGTACCGGCCTTGATTCCTGAGACAAAACGCAACGACACCCTGTTCCGGGTGGCGGCTTCCTTACATGCAAAAGGTTTGTCGGATCAGGCCATCCGCGAAGCCCTGCTGGCTGAAAATGCCGCCAAGTGTGTGCCGCCCCTGGACACGCAAGAGGTCGAAGACATCGTCCAGAACGTGACCGCCCGCTATGCCAAAGGAGTCTCGGCGGCTGTCGCAGTGCCTGGAGCGCTGGCTTCTTTGGATGCGACAATGACCGCTGCGTCGGGTAATGCCGCCCCTACCCAACTGCCCACTATTCACTCCATGCTCCCCGATGCGCCGGTATCCGCCAATGCCGTTGTGCCCGGGAAAATGAACCTCAGCCTTCATGACGGGATTGCGGCGTGGGTCGATAACGGAAAAGGCCAAGCCGGGTTTAAGCACGTCTTTCCCGTTGCCATCGTCCTCGTCGAACGTTTGAAATGCGTCCACACCGGCAAGGAGCAGGTTAAGCTGGCGTGGCACATGGACGATGCTTGGCATTTTCAGATTGTCGACCGCAAAGTCATCGCCGACACGCGTGATATCGTTTCATTGGCAAGCTACGGACTCCCTATTACTAGCGAGCACAAGGAGTTCCTCGTCAAGTATCTCTCGGCATACGACTTTGTAAACCGCCGATGCATCCCGTTAATTCAAGTTAGCAGTCGTTTTGGCTGGCAAGACGGCAACGAATCCTTTCTCTGGGGCCGCAACCTCATCACACAAGATGGAATGTTGTCCGCCGCCGCGATCAATACCAAAAACGGCCCATCAGCCATCGGAGCCGCCACTATCGTCTTCCGTGGCAGTGACGACGGGGATGAACAGGTGGCGGACGGTTTTGTCTGCTCAGGTTCGTTAACGGGTTGGCTCGCCACAGCCAATCGCGCCATCGTCCATCCTATCCCCTTCGTCGTCATGCTGGCTTCATTCGCGCCGCCGCTGCTGACCTTGATCGGTGCGAGCAACTTCGTCGTCGAAACAGCGGGCATCACCTCCACGGGCAAGACCTCGACCCAACGTTTGGCCGCTTCGGTCTGGGGCTGTCCCGACGAACGTGCTGAAGCGTCCGTATTGCACACCTGGGATACCACACGCATCTGGGTCGAGCGCACCGGTGGCCTGCTCAATGGTCTCCCCTTGATCCTCGACGACACCAAGCGTGTCTTCTCGAGCCTGCCGCAGAAAGAAGCACGTGCTCTGGTGAATGCCGTGGTCTACGCCTACGCATCAGGGAAAGGCCGTGGCCGTGGAAGTGTCCAGGGAACACAACGCACCGGATCATTCCGCTCTGTCTTGATCTCGTCGGGTGAGGAGCCCTGCACCGGGGCCAGCACACAACATGGCGGCGCTCGTGCTCGCGTCCTTTCGCTCTGGGGAGCACCGTTTGGCTCAGCTCCGCAACCGGATTTGGTCAAGGATGTGAACGTGACCGTGATGGCAAACTACGGCTTCGCCGGGCCTTATCTGGTCCGCCATCTGCTGATGCACCGCGCCTACTGGGCTGTGTGGAAGGAGGAGTTCCAGCAGCTTCAAGGGTTCTATGCGACCCTGGCCGAGGGCAATAACGTGGCCGGCCGTTTGGCTGAAATCTTCGCCGTCCTTGAGTTCACCGCCCTTCGTCTGCTGGAGGCACTTCCGGGGCTGGTCCTTCCACGACCGACCCGGGAGGTCTTGCGGGGTATTTGGGATGCGACAGTTGCCGACGCCGCCCAAGATGCCGACCGTGCCCTGGCCGCCCTGCGTGATGTAGCGGAATGGGCCATTGCCAACCAGCAGAAGTTCTACGGCCGCCATAAGTCCGATAGTACTGGACACCCGATTGAGCCCCATGGCGGCTTTGTTGGGCGCTTTGACGCCGGTGATTCCTTTACTTATATATCCTTCCTGCGCAAGCCGTTATGTGACCTCCTTGAGAAGTTTGGGCACGATGTCTCGGCCACTGTCCGTGTCTGGTCCGAGCGCGGTTGGCTCCTGGCCGATTCAAAAGGTCGAAACCAGCGCCAAGTTCGCATAAACGGGACAAAGCCCGCTGCCTACTGCATCAAACGCGCCGCCCTTGAAACCGAAGTGGGCATGGACTTCCGTCCCGATCAAGAACCGCCAAATCCGTTCGGCTCCTAG